In Fusobacterium perfoetens, a genomic segment contains:
- a CDS encoding YjjG family noncanonical pyrimidine nucleotidase, whose amino-acid sequence MIDTILFDLDNTIFDFTKAEGIALTKTLEELGIKPEKRTLELYSKINLMQWKLLEEKKITRSQLKTRRYQLLFDEIGVDCSAEKAAEIYEFFLSQGHYFIEGAEEVLNDLCKKYKLYIITNGIARVQKGRIKSARLERFFKDIFISEEIGYDKPSAEYFENCFRNIPEFCREKAVIIGDSLSSDIQGGINVNVRTIWFNPKKSENSSQLKPDYEITDLKEIEKIIEKI is encoded by the coding sequence ATGATTGATACAATTTTGTTTGATTTAGATAATACTATATTTGATTTTACAAAAGCGGAAGGGATAGCTCTTACAAAAACCCTTGAGGAACTTGGGATAAAGCCAGAAAAAAGAACTTTAGAACTTTACAGTAAGATAAATCTTATGCAATGGAAACTTCTTGAGGAGAAAAAGATAACAAGATCTCAGCTAAAAACGAGAAGATATCAACTTCTTTTTGATGAAATAGGGGTAGATTGTTCAGCAGAAAAAGCTGCAGAAATTTATGAGTTCTTTTTATCTCAGGGGCATTATTTTATAGAGGGAGCAGAGGAAGTTTTAAATGATTTATGTAAAAAATACAAGCTTTATATAATAACAAATGGGATAGCAAGGGTTCAAAAAGGAAGAATTAAAAGTGCACGGCTAGAAAGATTTTTTAAAGATATTTTTATATCAGAGGAAATAGGATATGATAAGCCGAGTGCAGAATATTTTGAGAACTGTTTTAGAAATATTCCTGAATTTTGTAGAGAAAAAGCTGTCATTATAGGGGACAGCCTTTCTTCAGATATTCAAGGTGGAATAAATGTAAATGTTAGAACTATATGGTTTAATCCTAAAAAATCTGAAAATAGTTCTCAGCTAAAACCTGATTATGAAATTACTGATTTAAAAGAAATAGAAAAAATAATAGAAAAAATATAA
- a CDS encoding OmpA family protein, which translates to MKNKKIVVSFLLASTLLAGCSSGFVRPEGSTSYTAGGALGGAAAGALAGQAIGGNTKGTLIGAAAGALLGTAVGSSMQRQENEFRNVLANSGVGIVNTGSSILLTLPGGLTFKTNQAQIKPEFARPLNSIAYVLNNYPSSRIRIVGYTDNTGSYNYNLNLSQQRAYSVRNYLISQGVSPERMNALGMGPDMPVASNETAAGREMNRRVTIEVLQ; encoded by the coding sequence ATGAAAAATAAAAAAATAGTTGTAAGTTTTCTTCTGGCTTCTACACTTTTAGCAGGATGTTCAAGTGGATTTGTAAGACCTGAAGGTTCTACTTCATATACAGCTGGAGGAGCTCTTGGAGGAGCTGCTGCAGGAGCTCTTGCTGGTCAAGCTATAGGAGGAAATACTAAAGGAACTCTTATTGGAGCTGCTGCAGGAGCATTATTAGGAACTGCTGTTGGTTCTTCAATGCAAAGACAAGAAAATGAATTCAGAAATGTTTTAGCTAATTCTGGTGTTGGAATTGTTAACACAGGAAGCTCTATTCTTCTTACTCTTCCTGGAGGATTAACTTTTAAAACAAATCAAGCTCAAATCAAGCCTGAATTTGCAAGACCTTTAAATTCTATCGCATATGTTTTAAATAATTATCCTAGTTCAAGAATAAGAATTGTAGGTTATACTGACAATACAGGTTCTTATAATTATAACCTTAACCTTTCTCAACAAAGAGCATACAGCGTAAGAAACTACTTAATCTCTCAAGGTGTTTCTCCTGAAAGAATGAATGCTCTTGGAATGGGACCTGATATGCCCGTAGCTTCTAATGAAACAGCTGCTGGAAGAGAAATGAACAGAAGAGTTACTATTGAAGTTTTACAATAA